The DNA sequence GAAGAACGAAGACGGAAGAACGAAAAGAAATTCCAGGGCACACAAATTTTCCCGCCTCAGCACATAGGCGGGTTACTTTTGCCTTAGAGTACTAAGGGCATTTTCCCTTCATCGAATATTCACGGAAGTCTTGACACAATTGATACATGACTCCGACTCCATTCTCCGGATGGCGATCGCCTTTTTAGAAAACTTGAGCAGAGATACACCCAGTTCATTCATCTGGGAAGTCTTTCTGCAACCCTGGTCAAAACCCGTATCGCCTGGCACCTCACCGGACAATCACAAGGTACCAGAGGTGCTTCAATGTCAGCCGTGACGGGATATAGCAGATTGACTTCCCTAAGGCCCACCTTAGCCCTGCTCTATTCCCATGATGACCTTACCCATCCGGACACAACCGAGGCGATCGCTCCTAGCAGATAGCAGTCCACCTACAGACGCTGGATTTACCATGATGGAACTTATGGTTTCTATTGTGATTATAGGCACCTTGTTTGTCTTGGCTTACCCATCGTTTATTAACCAGGTATCCAAGGCGCGGCAGTCGGAAGCGCAGTCGTACATTGGCGCAGTCAATCGAGCCCAACAAGCCCACTATCTACAGCACCGACGGTTTGGTGAATTACCGGA is a window from the Candidatus Obscuribacterales bacterium genome containing:
- a CDS encoding type IV pilin-like G/H family protein — encoded protein: MMTLPIRTQPRRSLLADSSPPTDAGFTMMELMVSIVIIGTLFVLAYPSFINQVSKARQSEAQSYIGAVNRAQQAHYLQHRRFGELPDLEVGIRTFTEHYTYTTEPEGVGMEAIAQTTATPTDNTIRGYLGKVWIGLAGGAGTTFTLMCEGSVGLVPVVEGTTCP